A DNA window from Allokutzneria albata contains the following coding sequences:
- a CDS encoding anthrone oxygenase family protein codes for MITLVQSLIIVVGGLLGGIYFAFSTSVMPGLRQLPAAQGIAAMRAANAAILNPAFMLVFFGAPLGSIALAILAPSPLVITAALLHVVPSLLLTMLVNVPLNNALDAADPDDEQVWKHYLTSWTRWNTVRAIACAVATLLLVL; via the coding sequence ATGATCACCCTCGTGCAGTCCCTGATCATCGTCGTCGGTGGACTGCTCGGCGGCATCTACTTCGCGTTCTCCACCAGCGTCATGCCCGGACTGCGCCAGCTCCCCGCGGCCCAGGGGATCGCGGCGATGCGCGCCGCCAACGCCGCCATCCTCAACCCGGCGTTCATGCTGGTGTTCTTCGGCGCACCCCTGGGCAGCATCGCCCTGGCCATCCTCGCCCCGTCCCCGCTGGTGATCACCGCCGCGCTGCTGCACGTCGTGCCGAGCCTGCTGCTGACGATGCTGGTCAACGTGCCGCTGAACAACGCGCTCGACGCCGCCGACCCCGATGACGAGCAGGTCTGGAAGCACTACCTGACGAGCTGGACGCGGTGGAACACCGTCCGCGCGATCGCCTGCGCCGTGGCCACCCTGCTCCTGGTGCTCTGA
- a CDS encoding zinc-dependent alcohol dehydrogenase family protein: MAKTVRFHEIGGPEVLRLEDVEPGEPGTGEVLLRVDAIGINRAEVLFRSGQYIEEPRLPARLGAEAAGIVEAAGPGVSGFDVGDHVSVLPAFSQNDYGVYAERAVVPAAALLHRPDGVDAVTGAAVWMPYLTAYGAMVEVGGIRPGDTAVINAASSSVGLAAIHTANRLGATPIAVTRTEAKKQRLLDEGAAEVVVSDDQDVTAVILELTGGKGTEYVFDAVAGPGVVDLARAVAADGTLFLWGAQSGQPTPFPGFELGMPALNMRTYTVHEITRSPERLRRASAFVTSGLRTGAFRAVVDTVFPLDEIALAHKHMESNTQVGKIVVTTREL, from the coding sequence ATGGCGAAGACGGTGCGCTTCCACGAGATCGGCGGACCCGAGGTGCTGCGGCTGGAGGACGTGGAGCCGGGTGAACCGGGCACGGGCGAGGTGCTCCTGCGGGTGGACGCGATCGGGATCAACCGCGCCGAGGTGCTCTTCCGCAGCGGGCAGTACATCGAGGAGCCGAGGCTGCCCGCGCGGCTCGGAGCGGAGGCGGCCGGGATCGTCGAGGCGGCCGGGCCGGGGGTGAGCGGCTTCGACGTCGGTGATCACGTCAGCGTGCTGCCCGCGTTCTCGCAGAACGACTACGGCGTCTACGCCGAGCGCGCGGTCGTCCCCGCCGCGGCGCTGCTGCACCGGCCGGACGGTGTGGACGCGGTGACGGGCGCCGCGGTGTGGATGCCGTACCTGACGGCCTACGGCGCGATGGTCGAGGTCGGCGGGATTCGCCCGGGCGACACGGCGGTGATCAACGCGGCGTCGAGCAGCGTCGGCCTCGCCGCGATCCACACGGCGAACCGCCTTGGTGCGACGCCGATCGCGGTGACGCGAACCGAGGCGAAGAAGCAGCGCCTGCTCGACGAAGGCGCGGCTGAGGTGGTCGTCTCCGACGACCAGGACGTGACCGCCGTGATCCTGGAGCTGACCGGAGGCAAGGGCACGGAGTACGTCTTCGACGCGGTCGCCGGGCCGGGTGTGGTCGATCTTGCCCGAGCTGTGGCCGCCGACGGGACGCTGTTCCTCTGGGGCGCGCAGAGCGGTCAGCCGACGCCGTTCCCCGGTTTCGAGTTGGGCATGCCCGCGCTCAACATGCGCACCTACACCGTCCACGAGATCACGCGCAGCCCTGAGCGCCTGCGTCGCGCCTCAGCCTTCGTCACCTCCGGGCTGCGCACTGGCGCGTTCCGCGCGGTGGTCGACACGGTGTTCCCCTTGGACGAGATCGCGTTGGCGCACAAGCACATGGAGTCCAACACCCAGGTCGGGAAGATCGTCGTCACGACCAGGGAGCTGTGA
- a CDS encoding phosphotransferase family protein yields the protein MRTHRWVERNLPAGDRIHRAEALRGGWTSQMWRLDIEGAGSPYSLVLRSFVKPFYVQHALGLLTREADILRLLADTDVPAARLHGVDASAEHCAHPSLLMSLLPGSIRLDDSDIDRKIALLARQLVAIHRLTVAESARPRTYQAWTGPDRVRIPEDTARPELWRRAVEVIRRDPPPYRPCFLHRDFHPGNVLYSGNGADLVITGVVDWVETSWGPADLDVAHCSTAVALLHGVPAGMRVAEQYLAAGGALGEDHLYWRVLDALAFAPDAEKVAVPWREVGRSDLTPAVLAGRLEDYLEALFDSIRYCSISSS from the coding sequence GTGAGGACGCACCGGTGGGTCGAGCGCAACCTTCCCGCGGGAGATCGCATTCATCGCGCCGAGGCGCTGCGGGGTGGCTGGACCTCCCAGATGTGGCGGCTGGACATCGAAGGCGCGGGTAGCCCGTACTCGTTGGTGCTGCGGTCTTTCGTGAAGCCGTTCTACGTGCAGCACGCGCTCGGCCTGCTCACCCGCGAAGCCGACATCCTCCGGCTGCTCGCCGACACCGATGTCCCGGCCGCGCGGCTGCACGGCGTGGATGCCTCGGCCGAGCACTGCGCGCACCCCTCGCTGTTGATGTCGTTGCTGCCCGGGAGCATTCGGCTCGACGACAGCGACATTGACCGCAAGATCGCGCTCCTCGCCCGGCAGCTCGTGGCGATCCACCGGCTGACTGTGGCGGAGTCGGCGCGGCCGCGCACCTATCAGGCGTGGACCGGGCCGGACCGGGTGCGGATTCCCGAGGACACGGCGCGGCCGGAGCTGTGGCGCCGGGCGGTGGAGGTCATCCGACGCGACCCTCCGCCGTACCGGCCGTGCTTCCTGCACCGCGACTTCCACCCCGGCAACGTGCTGTACAGCGGGAACGGCGCGGACCTGGTGATCACCGGTGTCGTGGACTGGGTGGAGACGTCGTGGGGCCCGGCGGACCTGGACGTCGCCCACTGCTCCACCGCGGTCGCCCTGCTGCACGGAGTGCCCGCCGGGATGCGGGTCGCCGAGCAGTACCTCGCGGCGGGAGGTGCGCTCGGCGAAGATCACTTGTACTGGCGCGTGCTGGACGCGCTGGCCTTCGCGCCGGATGCGGAGAAGGTCGCCGTGCCCTGGCGGGAGGTCGGCCGGAGCGACCTGACGCCCGCCGTGCTCGCGGGGCGCCTTGAGGACTACCTCGAAGCGCTCTTCGACTCGATCCGGTACTGCTCGATCAGCTCCTCGTAG
- a CDS encoding NmrA family NAD(P)-binding protein has translation MQNELITVMGATGNTGYEITKRLLAAGHRVRALGRSQDKLAELTAAGAETAAGDAADPTFLTEAFRGSAAVYTLLPIDVTWADYHAEVGVIGSAVVEAVRVAGIRHVVALSSLGAELPTGTGFLTSLHAQEQRWSALPEVNVLLLRPGLFFESFRAALGMIETEGINGDSVDPDVRIPMIATRDIAEAAATALATRDWHGIVVRELLGQRDLSYREATAILGAAMGRPALPYVQFDYDAMTHALIESGFSQNVASQHVAMTQAFNENRVVPLRGRTPDNTTPTRFEDFAAELFEAHRRPS, from the coding sequence ATGCAGAACGAACTGATCACCGTGATGGGCGCGACCGGCAACACCGGCTACGAGATCACCAAGCGGCTGCTCGCCGCCGGGCACCGCGTCCGCGCACTGGGCCGCTCCCAGGACAAGCTCGCCGAGCTGACGGCGGCAGGCGCCGAGACGGCCGCCGGGGACGCCGCCGACCCGACCTTCCTCACCGAGGCCTTCCGCGGCTCCGCCGCCGTGTACACGCTGCTCCCGATCGACGTGACCTGGGCGGACTACCACGCCGAGGTCGGCGTCATCGGCTCGGCGGTCGTCGAGGCAGTCCGCGTCGCGGGCATCCGGCACGTCGTCGCGCTCAGCTCACTCGGCGCCGAACTGCCCACCGGAACGGGTTTCCTGACCAGCCTGCACGCCCAGGAACAGCGGTGGAGCGCCCTGCCGGAGGTCAACGTCCTGCTGCTGCGGCCGGGCCTGTTCTTCGAGAGCTTCCGCGCCGCGCTCGGCATGATCGAGACCGAGGGGATCAACGGCGACTCGGTCGACCCCGACGTGCGCATCCCGATGATCGCCACCCGCGACATCGCCGAGGCAGCCGCCACCGCACTCGCCACGCGCGACTGGCACGGCATCGTCGTGCGGGAACTGCTCGGGCAGCGCGACCTCAGCTACCGCGAGGCGACGGCGATCCTCGGTGCGGCGATGGGCCGCCCGGCACTGCCGTACGTGCAGTTCGATTACGACGCGATGACGCACGCGCTGATCGAGTCGGGCTTCTCGCAGAATGTCGCCAGCCAGCACGTGGCGATGACGCAGGCGTTCAACGAGAACAGGGTCGTCCCGCTGCGGGGCAGGACACCCGACAACACCACTCCGACGAGGTTCGAGGACTTCGCAGCGGAACTGTTCGAGGCTCACCGGAGGCCGTCTTGA
- a CDS encoding LysE family translocator: MPIHVPAFLLTTWLLAMLPGPGQALMIRQTLTGGPARARATIAGIATGLLVWAATAAAGLSAVLLAAPGAYQAVRAGGGIVLVVLGVTTLRAARHPADEPVDEDRSGGWTAYVAGLGTTLGNPKAGVFAVSVLPQFVTTDGPVLLSSIALGVVWALVNTCWYVLFTWALGHGRSLVTRPGARRGLSIATGVVLVSLGVAVVSSA; this comes from the coding sequence ATGCCCATCCACGTGCCCGCTTTCCTGCTCACCACCTGGTTGCTGGCGATGCTGCCGGGACCCGGACAAGCGCTGATGATCCGGCAAACCCTGACCGGCGGGCCTGCTCGCGCGCGGGCCACCATCGCGGGCATCGCCACCGGGCTGCTGGTGTGGGCCGCGACTGCGGCGGCCGGGCTGTCAGCCGTTCTGCTCGCCGCCCCCGGCGCGTACCAGGCGGTGCGCGCCGGGGGCGGGATCGTGCTGGTCGTACTCGGTGTCACCACGCTCCGGGCCGCTCGCCACCCCGCGGATGAGCCTGTGGACGAAGACCGTTCAGGTGGCTGGACGGCCTATGTCGCCGGGCTCGGCACGACGCTCGGCAACCCGAAGGCCGGGGTGTTCGCCGTGTCGGTGCTGCCGCAGTTCGTCACGACGGACGGCCCGGTCCTGCTGTCGAGCATCGCCTTGGGCGTGGTGTGGGCGCTGGTGAACACGTGTTGGTACGTGCTGTTCACCTGGGCGCTCGGACACGGCCGCTCGCTGGTGACCAGGCCGGGCGCACGCCGGGGACTGAGCATCGCGACCGGCGTCGTGCTGGTGTCGCTCGGCGTGGCCGTGGTGAGCAGTGCCTGA
- the rox gene encoding rifampin monooxygenase: protein MFDVIVAGGGPTGLMLASELRLHGVQVLVLEKATEPGKQVRSLGLHVRSIEVMAQRGLLERFLANGTQHPLRGFFAAIEAPSPPRVDSAHAYVLGIPQPITDRLLAERAAELGAEVRRGCEVVGLSQDEDGVTVELADGARLRSRYLVGCDGGRSTVRKLLGVAFPGEPATAETLLGEMEATADPETIASVVAEVRKTHKFCGLGPSGPGLYRAVVPAEGVTEDRSVPPTLDEFKHQLRAYTGTDFGVHSPRWLSRFGNATRQAERYRVDRVFLAGDAAHVHPPLGGQGLNLGIQDAFNLGWKLAATINGWAPDGLLDSYHTERHPVGADVLSNTRAQAALMSADPGSLALRRLLAELMEFEDVHSHLIEKIIAVGIRYDFGDGHPLLGKRMRDVELKQGRLYELMHGGRGLLLDQTGQLSVAGWADRVDHVVDVSEELDVPAVLLRPDGHVAWVGEDQQDLLGTLPTWFGAPTG from the coding sequence TTGTTCGACGTGATCGTTGCTGGTGGCGGACCGACCGGCTTGATGCTCGCCAGCGAGCTGAGGCTGCACGGCGTGCAGGTGCTCGTGCTGGAGAAGGCGACCGAGCCGGGCAAGCAGGTCCGGTCGCTCGGCTTGCACGTGCGCAGCATCGAGGTGATGGCCCAGCGTGGACTGCTGGAGCGGTTCCTCGCCAACGGCACCCAACACCCGCTCCGCGGCTTCTTCGCCGCTATCGAAGCGCCCTCGCCCCCGCGGGTGGACAGCGCGCACGCCTACGTCCTCGGCATCCCGCAGCCGATTACCGACCGCCTGCTGGCTGAGCGCGCCGCTGAACTCGGCGCCGAGGTCCGGCGCGGCTGCGAGGTGGTCGGGCTGAGCCAGGACGAGGACGGGGTGACCGTCGAGCTGGCCGACGGCGCGCGGCTGCGCTCGCGCTACCTCGTCGGCTGCGACGGTGGCCGCAGCACCGTCCGCAAGCTCCTCGGCGTTGCTTTCCCGGGCGAGCCCGCCACGGCCGAGACGTTGCTCGGCGAGATGGAGGCGACCGCCGATCCGGAGACGATCGCCTCCGTCGTCGCCGAAGTCCGCAAGACCCACAAGTTCTGCGGGCTCGGCCCTTCCGGCCCTGGCCTGTACCGCGCCGTCGTGCCCGCGGAGGGGGTCACCGAGGATCGCTCGGTCCCACCGACCCTCGATGAGTTCAAGCACCAGCTGCGGGCCTACACGGGCACCGACTTCGGTGTGCACTCACCGCGGTGGCTGTCCCGCTTCGGCAACGCCACCCGGCAGGCCGAGCGCTACCGGGTCGACAGGGTGTTCCTGGCGGGCGACGCGGCGCACGTCCACCCGCCGCTGGGCGGGCAGGGACTCAACCTCGGCATCCAGGACGCGTTCAACCTCGGCTGGAAACTGGCCGCGACGATCAACGGCTGGGCACCGGACGGGCTGCTGGACAGCTACCACACCGAACGGCACCCCGTGGGCGCCGACGTCCTCAGCAACACCCGCGCGCAGGCCGCACTGATGTCCGCAGACCCGGGCTCACTGGCCCTGCGCAGGTTGCTCGCCGAACTGATGGAGTTCGAGGACGTGCACAGCCACCTGATCGAGAAGATCATCGCGGTCGGGATCCGCTATGACTTCGGCGACGGGCACCCGTTGCTCGGCAAGCGGATGCGCGACGTGGAGCTGAAGCAGGGCCGCCTCTACGAGCTGATGCACGGCGGGCGTGGGCTGCTGCTCGACCAGACCGGCCAGCTCTCTGTGGCGGGCTGGGCGGACCGGGTGGACCACGTCGTCGACGTCAGCGAGGAGCTGGATGTGCCCGCCGTGTTGCTGCGACCCGACGGACACGTGGCGTGGGTCGGTGAGGACCAGCAGGACCTGCTCGGCACGTTGCCCACCTGGTTCGGCGCGCCCACTGGCTGA
- a CDS encoding winged helix DNA-binding domain-containing protein, whose translation MTVLDIRALNRATLARQLLLDRADMPVLDAVAHLGGLQAQEPQEPFVGLWSRLQAFDPGVLSDLLTGRQVVRTHLMRRTVHLLTSVDVLAWRSRHDAMLQQKVLGVYRRELDGVDLEELAAAGRAVLADGEPRSMGELAGAVEDRWPAAGKRALGEMLVAGLIPMVQTPPRGLWRTKGGVRNVPIADWLGREVDPLAQNGTDPVGETLVRRYLAAFGPAATADLRAWSGLAGLPAAVAAVRDELVSFRDERGRELLDLPDAPRPDPDTPAPIRFLPAFDNAILGYDDRSRIIDQEHRNLSVAGARVLLVDGRVSATWTVEADTVVVAPLRRFSRTERAAVAEEGEQIALFLSDKAHNGVRFAD comes from the coding sequence GTGACCGTTCTCGACATCCGCGCCCTCAACCGCGCCACGCTCGCCCGCCAGCTCCTGCTCGATCGCGCCGACATGCCGGTGCTCGACGCGGTGGCGCATCTCGGTGGCCTGCAAGCACAGGAGCCGCAGGAGCCCTTCGTCGGCCTCTGGTCGCGGTTGCAAGCGTTCGATCCCGGCGTGCTCTCGGACCTGCTGACCGGGCGACAGGTGGTGCGGACCCACCTCATGCGCCGCACCGTCCACCTCCTCACCTCGGTGGACGTCCTGGCCTGGCGCTCACGTCATGACGCGATGCTCCAGCAGAAGGTGCTCGGGGTCTACCGCCGCGAACTCGACGGAGTCGATCTCGAAGAGCTCGCGGCCGCGGGGCGCGCGGTGCTGGCCGACGGCGAGCCGCGCTCGATGGGCGAACTCGCGGGCGCGGTGGAGGACCGCTGGCCGGCGGCGGGAAAGCGGGCGCTGGGCGAGATGCTGGTCGCCGGGCTGATCCCGATGGTGCAGACGCCGCCGCGCGGGCTGTGGCGCACGAAGGGCGGCGTGCGCAACGTCCCGATCGCCGACTGGCTGGGGCGCGAGGTCGACCCTCTGGCGCAGAACGGGACCGATCCGGTCGGCGAGACGCTCGTTCGGCGCTACCTCGCCGCGTTCGGTCCTGCCGCGACGGCTGACCTGCGGGCGTGGAGCGGACTTGCCGGGCTGCCCGCCGCGGTGGCCGCCGTGAGGGACGAACTGGTGAGCTTTCGCGATGAGCGAGGCCGGGAACTGCTGGACCTCCCGGACGCTCCGCGCCCCGATCCCGACACGCCTGCTCCGATCCGGTTCCTCCCCGCCTTTGACAACGCGATCCTCGGCTATGACGACCGCAGCCGGATCATCGACCAGGAGCACCGGAATCTGTCGGTGGCGGGTGCTCGCGTCCTCCTTGTCGATGGCCGGGTGTCCGCCACCTGGACCGTCGAGGCCGACACGGTGGTCGTGGCCCCGCTGCGCCGCTTCTCCCGGACCGAGCGCGCCGCCGTCGCCGAAGAAGGCGAGCAGATCGCGTTGTTCTTGTCCGACAAAGCCCACAACGGAGTGCGCTTCGCTGACTAG
- a CDS encoding AraC family transcriptional regulator yields MKTDVAPDPLAEALHFLRMTGTFYCRSELTAPWGMTLPAMADCLWFHIVTAGRCVLEVDGAEPRTLLPGDLALVPHGEGHRLRDVPDAPAPAIEGLPHDYVSDRYAVLRHGGGGAETTLVCGAVRFDHPTARSLVDVLPKIIHVEPAGSPQAEWTQSTLRLIAAEAGALRPGGEAVITRLSDILVVQGIRSWLEHDPSARTGWLGALRDKQIGRALTLVHRHPERGWTVASLAAELAMSRSAFAARFTELVGEPAMQYVTRWRMLVALDVLRHEGASVAELAGRLGYQSEAAFSRAFKRVVGVSPGAVKRSGPGLATW; encoded by the coding sequence GTGAAGACCGACGTCGCACCCGACCCGCTCGCCGAGGCGCTGCACTTCCTGCGGATGACGGGCACGTTCTACTGCCGCTCGGAGCTGACCGCGCCGTGGGGGATGACCTTGCCCGCGATGGCGGACTGCCTGTGGTTCCACATCGTGACGGCGGGGCGTTGCGTGCTGGAAGTCGACGGCGCCGAGCCGCGCACGCTGCTGCCCGGGGACCTCGCGCTCGTCCCGCACGGCGAAGGCCACCGCCTCCGCGACGTGCCGGATGCGCCGGCGCCCGCGATCGAAGGGCTGCCGCACGACTACGTCAGCGACCGCTACGCCGTCCTGCGGCACGGCGGGGGCGGCGCGGAGACGACGCTGGTGTGCGGGGCGGTCCGCTTCGACCACCCGACCGCCCGCTCCCTGGTGGACGTGCTCCCGAAGATCATCCACGTGGAACCGGCGGGCTCGCCGCAGGCGGAGTGGACGCAGAGCACGCTCCGGCTGATCGCCGCGGAGGCGGGTGCGCTGCGCCCCGGTGGCGAGGCGGTGATCACCAGGCTCTCCGACATCCTGGTGGTCCAGGGCATCCGGTCCTGGCTGGAGCACGACCCGTCCGCGCGCACCGGCTGGCTGGGGGCGTTGCGGGACAAGCAGATCGGCCGTGCGCTCACGCTGGTGCACCGTCATCCGGAGCGCGGGTGGACGGTGGCGTCGCTCGCCGCGGAGCTGGCGATGTCGCGTTCGGCGTTCGCGGCCCGGTTCACCGAGCTGGTGGGGGAACCGGCGATGCAGTACGTGACGCGGTGGCGGATGCTCGTGGCGCTGGACGTCCTGCGCCACGAGGGAGCGTCCGTCGCCGAGCTGGCCGGGCGCCTGGGCTACCAGTCGGAGGCGGCGTTCAGCCGTGCGTTCAAGCGCGTGGTCGGTGTGTCGCCCGGGGCGGTCAAGCGATCCGGTCCCGGCCTTGCCACGTGGTGA
- a CDS encoding coiled-coil domain-containing protein: protein MTKNQGPVTAAKARADELLVEFRTLAKRLGETLNSAVSELSTLADPSVAEAQVQAAQAEAARRIAEAEAAAVAAQQRARQAEKDKLLADEAAEDAGADAERFEREATEAIAARDHAFAELERVRRKAEEDVTAARNEAEVAIEGIRRETAAAIEQARADAVNQAEQARRLASKEVEQIRAVAAEQIKEARAEQEETRQRAERAERAAERSEQSATDARAELERARAELQQQREEIAEARRQAAADVAAERVRATAAIEDARKAATERITALDEARAQTLARAERAEQQLDELMAEVRRLREQQVSAK from the coding sequence GTGACGAAAAACCAGGGGCCGGTGACCGCCGCGAAGGCCCGCGCCGACGAACTCCTGGTCGAGTTCCGGACGCTGGCCAAGCGCCTCGGCGAGACCCTGAACTCGGCGGTGTCGGAGCTGTCCACGCTGGCCGACCCGAGCGTGGCCGAGGCCCAGGTCCAGGCCGCACAGGCCGAAGCCGCTCGTCGCATCGCCGAAGCGGAGGCCGCCGCCGTCGCCGCGCAGCAACGCGCCCGACAGGCGGAGAAGGACAAGCTCCTCGCCGATGAGGCCGCCGAGGACGCGGGCGCCGACGCCGAGCGGTTCGAACGCGAGGCCACCGAGGCGATCGCAGCGCGAGACCACGCGTTCGCCGAACTGGAGCGCGTGCGCCGCAAAGCCGAAGAGGACGTCACGGCTGCGCGCAACGAGGCCGAGGTGGCCATCGAAGGCATTCGCCGGGAGACCGCCGCGGCGATCGAGCAAGCCCGTGCCGACGCCGTCAACCAGGCAGAACAAGCGCGCAGGCTGGCCTCCAAGGAGGTCGAGCAGATCCGCGCGGTCGCCGCGGAGCAGATCAAGGAAGCCCGCGCCGAACAGGAGGAAACCCGGCAGCGGGCCGAACGTGCCGAGCGCGCGGCGGAACGGTCCGAGCAGTCCGCGACCGACGCCCGCGCCGAGCTGGAGCGGGCCAGGGCGGAACTCCAGCAGCAGCGCGAGGAGATCGCCGAGGCCCGCCGCCAGGCCGCCGCCGACGTCGCCGCGGAACGGGTGCGGGCGACGGCGGCGATCGAGGACGCGCGCAAGGCGGCGACCGAGCGGATCACCGCGCTGGACGAGGCGCGTGCCCAGACTCTGGCTCGTGCCGAGCGCGCCGAGCAGCAGCTCGACGAGCTGATGGCCGAGGTGCGCAGGCTCCGCGAGCAGCAGGTCAGCGCGAAGTGA
- a CDS encoding VOC family protein, with amino-acid sequence MTPNRLRRTEISAALADTSWRFVLGSLRASVAVTSLTGAVEVAQRLAPTGDSLAMDLRRDRVALTIQTDGWVSAADVEQARRVAELVDLGSPGRSEQVVELAIDAMDIARVRPFWRAVLAYTDEPGAGPEDGVVDPLGQGPSVWFQRMTEPRPQRNRIHFDIAVPHDEAETRIAAALEAGGTLIDGEAAPAFWVLSDPEGNEACITTWQGRDRIA; translated from the coding sequence ATGACGCCGAACCGGCTCCGCAGGACCGAGATCTCCGCCGCGCTCGCCGACACGAGCTGGCGCTTCGTCCTCGGTTCGCTGCGCGCCTCGGTCGCCGTGACCTCCTTGACGGGAGCAGTCGAGGTCGCGCAGCGCCTGGCACCCACCGGCGACAGCCTCGCCATGGACCTGCGCCGCGACCGCGTGGCACTGACCATCCAGACCGACGGCTGGGTCAGCGCCGCCGACGTCGAGCAGGCCAGGCGCGTCGCCGAACTCGTCGACCTGGGCAGCCCGGGCCGGTCGGAGCAGGTCGTGGAACTCGCCATCGACGCCATGGACATCGCCCGCGTGCGGCCGTTCTGGCGCGCGGTCCTGGCCTACACCGACGAGCCCGGCGCCGGGCCGGAAGACGGCGTGGTGGACCCGCTCGGCCAAGGCCCTTCGGTGTGGTTCCAGCGCATGACCGAGCCCCGTCCTCAGCGCAACCGCATCCACTTCGACATCGCCGTTCCCCATGACGAAGCCGAAACCCGCATCGCGGCGGCTCTCGAAGCGGGCGGCACGCTGATCGACGGCGAAGCGGCGCCCGCGTTCTGGGTGCTCTCCGACCCTGAAGGCAACGAAGCCTGCATCACCACGTGGCAAGGCCGGGACCGGATCGCTTGA
- a CDS encoding LysR family transcriptional regulator → MADPGQLRLLALIEDHGSLAAAAHVLGLTPAAVTQQVARAERDFKVPLVLRGPRGASLTAAGALLAAHGRVIDRQAEEADARLAALLGHLSLRLRVGAFQAAALHLLPPALTALRHRHPHAELSIRDVASHQGIEEIVEDRLDLAVIASWGAPPEPPPHIAVHSLMLDPLVVVLPDDHPLVTDRPLRLEDLRHESWVTILAGHAAREQFDRAALAAGFTPKIRFQTASYDVAQALVGTGIGVALVSRLALSGVPGTVHREVQPRLHRTLHAVTRADTALTPLADVFLELLRDVAGDVTAPWS, encoded by the coding sequence ATGGCTGATCCCGGGCAGCTCCGGTTGCTCGCCCTGATCGAGGACCACGGTTCGCTCGCCGCGGCCGCCCACGTCCTCGGGCTCACCCCCGCCGCGGTGACGCAGCAGGTGGCCCGCGCGGAGCGGGACTTCAAGGTGCCACTGGTCCTGCGTGGCCCGCGCGGGGCGAGCCTCACCGCCGCCGGCGCGCTCCTCGCCGCGCACGGGCGGGTCATCGACCGGCAGGCGGAGGAGGCGGACGCCCGGCTGGCCGCGCTCCTCGGTCACCTCTCGCTGCGCCTGCGGGTGGGCGCGTTCCAAGCGGCGGCGCTGCACCTGCTCCCACCGGCCCTGACCGCGCTTCGGCACCGGCACCCGCACGCGGAGCTGTCCATCCGGGACGTGGCCTCCCACCAGGGCATCGAGGAGATAGTCGAGGATCGGCTCGACCTCGCGGTCATCGCCTCGTGGGGCGCACCGCCGGAACCTCCCCCGCACATCGCCGTGCACTCGCTGATGCTCGATCCGCTGGTGGTGGTCCTCCCCGACGACCATCCCCTGGTGACGGACCGGCCACTGCGCCTCGAGGACCTTCGCCACGAGTCCTGGGTGACGATCCTGGCCGGTCACGCCGCCCGCGAGCAGTTCGACCGCGCGGCACTGGCGGCCGGGTTCACGCCGAAGATCCGCTTCCAGACCGCGTCCTACGACGTGGCCCAGGCCCTGGTCGGAACCGGGATCGGCGTCGCGCTCGTGTCGCGGCTGGCCTTGTCCGGCGTGCCCGGCACGGTGCACCGCGAGGTCCAGCCGCGGCTGCACCGCACGCTGCACGCGGTGACCCGCGCCGACACCGCGCTCACGCCCCTGGCGGACGTCTTCCTCGAACTGCTGCGCGACGTCGCCGGGGACGTCACAGCTCCCTGGTCGTGA
- a CDS encoding alpha/beta fold hydrolase, producing the protein MTSVLPASSLGRIVRGSGPGLLLAHGASGGIEPNFGPILDGLAERFTVVGPDYPGTGRTPRASAPLDLDTLADELVATAVEEGLESFAITGYSLGGPVAIRAATRHPERVTALVLTASLVRPNPRLLLATRLWRKLLQAGDGDQLAAFVSLIGEGAPTLDEVSQADLDAALVEFAANVPPGTLDHLDLVDNIDVREDVSKIAVPTLVISTTLDNLVTPYHHRQLAEGIPGARFVELASGHLPFAERPQEWLTITRDFLGEALTSR; encoded by the coding sequence ATGACTTCCGTTCTCCCTGCTTCCTCGCTCGGACGCATCGTCCGCGGTTCCGGTCCCGGTCTGCTGCTCGCCCATGGCGCCAGTGGCGGCATCGAGCCCAACTTCGGCCCGATCCTCGACGGGCTGGCCGAGCGGTTCACCGTGGTCGGCCCCGACTATCCCGGGACCGGCCGGACCCCGCGCGCGAGCGCGCCGCTCGACCTCGACACCCTGGCCGACGAGCTGGTGGCCACGGCCGTGGAGGAAGGGCTGGAATCCTTCGCCATCACCGGGTACTCGCTCGGCGGTCCCGTGGCCATCCGCGCCGCCACCCGTCATCCGGAGCGCGTCACGGCACTGGTGCTCACCGCGAGCCTCGTCCGGCCCAACCCCCGTCTGCTGCTCGCGACGCGGTTGTGGCGCAAGCTCCTCCAAGCCGGTGACGGGGACCAGCTCGCGGCGTTCGTGTCCTTGATCGGCGAGGGCGCGCCCACCCTGGACGAGGTCTCCCAGGCCGATCTCGACGCGGCCCTCGTCGAGTTCGCGGCGAACGTCCCGCCCGGCACGCTGGACCACCTGGACCTGGTCGACAACATCGACGTGCGAGAGGACGTCTCCAAGATCGCGGTGCCGACGCTGGTCATCTCGACCACGCTCGACAACCTGGTCACGCCGTACCACCACCGGCAGCTCGCCGAGGGCATTCCCGGCGCCCGGTTCGTCGAGCTCGCCAGCGGGCACCTCCCCTTCGCCGAGCGTCCTCAGGAGTGGCTGACGATCACGCGCGACTTCCTCGGCGAAGCGCTCACTTCGCGCTGA